Sequence from the Bacillota bacterium genome:
TGTGCCCGAAGTGTGCGAGCAGGAGCTGCTGAAGGTGGGCAGGTGGCTGCAGGAATACGGTCCTTCCGTCTACGACGCCACCGACCCCATGCAGCAGGAGTGGATGATTACCGGCGCGTTCACCCGCAAGGGGCAAACGCTGTACTACCACTGCAACCGCTGGCCGGGCAGCGAGCTAGCGATAGGCGGTCTGCAGTGTAAGGTGCTTCGGGCGCGCCTGATGAACGGGCCTGAAGTGGCTTTCACGCAGACGGAGAACCGCCTGGTGCTGCACGGCTTGCCCGAAACCCCGCCCAACCCCCTCTGCACCGTCATCGAGATGGAGGTAGAAGGCGAGCCCAAACAGGTGTTGAGTGCGGGTTATGTGCTGATTGAAGACGACCCGTGGCGGTAGGTCGCGCCCATGCACCCGTCCTCACAGTGAGCGAACGGGGGCACGTCACCCGTGCCCCCGCGATTCGCTGATGTCGCCGCAGGCTTTAGCCTGCGCCTGTCCGAACGGCTCGGCAGGAGCCTCGCCATTCACCGGAAGCAGATGGTAGCCCGCCATTAAGGGAACCTGACGATTCGGAGATTGTTCGCTTCGCGGAGAATGACGTTTTCTGGTCACCCTGAGCGCACGGGAAGGGTCTCGGAGATTGCTCGCCTCGTTCAAGGCGACAGCTTTTCGGTTTTATGCGGTCAGGGACACTGTAACGCCAGCCTTTTTGCAGTATGCTACACGGTATCCCCGAGATGCCCTTGCATCCGTTTGTTTAGCATGGTAAAATACAAAAAATCCGCTATGGGGGTGCAAACACGATGCTGTCTGACCAGGATGTTCGCTTTTTTCACGAAAACGGCTATCTCCCGGCGCGTCCGCTGCTGACCGAAGAGGAGGTCTCCCGACTGCGTGAGCGGTTTTACGCTCTGCTGGAAGGCAAATCCACCAAAAAGCCCGAAGCCATGCGCAACCTGTACGGCGATGAAGAGCGCGTGGTCATCCAGATAGTGAACGCCTGGGAGGCGGACGAGGAGTTCTACCGTTACCTGTTCCACCCGAAGCTCACGGAGGCGGTGGCGAAACTGATGAATACCGACACGGTGCGCGTGTGGCACGACCAGATACAGTACAAGCCTCCCTACAAGGGCGGACCCACGATATGGCATCAGGACCATCCCTACTGGCCCGTGTTGCAACCGCCCGACCTCGTCAGTGCGTGGCTCGCCCTCGAGGATGCCGACGTGGAGAACGGCTGTATGCACGTGGTGCCGCGCAGCCACCGGTGGGGCAAGTATGACGAGGGCACGGTCGGCATTCGGGAGGACAACTGGGGACCGGCGCATGACCCGTCGTTTGTGCCGCCTGGCGAGACCGTCGAGGTAGTGCCCTGTCCGGTGAAGGCAGGGGAGGTCATGTTCCACCACTGTTTGACCTGGCACGGAACCCCGCCCAATCACAGCCCGCGGGGGCGACCCGGCTTCGCCGTGCATTACATGCCCGGACACACCCGCTACGAGCC
This genomic interval carries:
- a CDS encoding phytanoyl-CoA dioxygenase family protein, which produces MLSDQDVRFFHENGYLPARPLLTEEEVSRLRERFYALLEGKSTKKPEAMRNLYGDEERVVIQIVNAWEADEEFYRYLFHPKLTEAVAKLMNTDTVRVWHDQIQYKPPYKGGPTIWHQDHPYWPVLQPPDLVSAWLALEDADVENGCMHVVPRSHRWGKYDEGTVGIREDNWGPAHDPSFVPPGETVEVVPCPVKAGEVMFHHCLTWHGTPPNHSPRGRPGFAVHYMPGHTRYEPTRGHLIEHRITVKPGEILQGDYFPVVWQNGPVNPPPRPEG